A part of Penaeus chinensis breed Huanghai No. 1 chromosome 6, ASM1920278v2, whole genome shotgun sequence genomic DNA contains:
- the LOC125026287 gene encoding uncharacterized protein LOC125026287: MITGYLGILWHLLRKRKEMEVAMIVPELSRRRFVKSSALVLTLLLLFLVCVIPICIHNLFLGNTEDTIRIPAGNILYMIYWLQYAINFILYTAISANFRSAYRRFFSLFFPSCRRETSNVCHVFITQRCSSDAFVENQLVGPEGDSRETHKRY; encoded by the exons ATGATCACTGGCTATTTAGGAATTCTGTGGCATCTGCTGAGGAAACGCAAGGAAATGGAAGTCGCTATGAT CGTCCCCGAACTGTCCAGGAGGCGGTTTGTGAAGTCCAGTGCCCTCGTCCTGACACTGTTGCTGCTGTTTCTCGTCTGCGTCATCCCGATCTGCATTCACAACCTGTTCCTGGGCAACACAGAGGACACCATCCGCATTCCTGCTGGCAACATCCTGTACATGATCTACTGGCTCCAATACGCCATCAACTTCATCTTGTACACTGCCATCAGTGCCAACTTCAGGAGTGCCTATCGCCGTTTCTTcagcctctttttcccctcctgccGTAGGGAAACGAGTAATGTTTGTCATGTGTTTATAACGCAAAGGTGTAGTAGCGATGCCTTCGTTGAGAACCAGCTAGTTGGTCCAGAAGGGGATTCAAGGGAGACACATAAAAGGTACTGA